Proteins from a single region of Phaeacidiphilus oryzae TH49:
- a CDS encoding NADPH-dependent FMN reductase — translation MSSLKIAVILGSTRPGRNGEAVANWVLTRAKERADAEYELVDLLDHPLPHLDEAVPASRGAYEGEHTRAWSARIKEFDGYIFVTPEYNHSTSGVLKNAIDYLYSEWNNKAAAFVSYGSLGGTRAIEHLRAISSELQLAHVRQQLSFSLLTDFEDFSVFRPSPVYEDQASVLFGQLESWAGALKSVRS, via the coding sequence ATGAGCAGCCTGAAGATAGCCGTCATCCTCGGCAGCACCCGCCCCGGGCGTAACGGCGAAGCGGTGGCGAACTGGGTGCTGACCAGGGCCAAGGAGCGCGCCGACGCCGAGTACGAGCTGGTCGACCTGCTCGACCACCCGCTGCCGCATCTGGACGAGGCCGTGCCGGCGAGCCGGGGCGCCTACGAGGGCGAGCACACGAGGGCCTGGTCCGCCCGGATCAAGGAGTTCGACGGGTACATCTTCGTCACCCCGGAGTACAACCACTCGACCTCGGGGGTGCTGAAGAACGCCATCGACTACCTCTACTCGGAGTGGAACAACAAGGCCGCCGCCTTCGTGTCGTACGGCTCGCTCGGCGGTACGCGGGCGATCGAGCACCTGCGGGCGATCTCGAGCGAGCTGCAACTGGCCCACGTCCGCCAGCAGCTCTCCTTCTCCTTGCTCACCGACTTCGAGGACTTCTCGGTGTTCAGGCCCTCCCCGGTCTACGAGGACCAGGCTTCCGTCCTGTTCGGCCAGCTGGAGTCCTGGGCCGGCGCGCTCAAGTCCGTCCGGAGCTGA
- a CDS encoding LysR family transcriptional regulator, whose translation MRYFVAVAEELHFGRAATRLHISQPPLSRAIKRLEAEVGALLFVRSSVGVTLTPVGAVLLEEARALLGRADRLRARVSAAAGAAGLTVGVLGDSGDAGASRLAAAYRRRHPGIEIRVRDTDLTDPTCGLRAGEVDVALTRAPFDETALTVRELRTDPVGVILRGDDPLAGRDRLRLADLADRRWFQFPRGTDPIWQAYWNGGEPREGPMVRVVQECLQAVLWNGTVGLAPLGHELPAWLPAQLVAVPLTDMPPSRVVAAWNEGDDNPLIRSFVDIATTAYRR comes from the coding sequence CTGCGCTACTTCGTGGCGGTGGCCGAGGAACTCCACTTCGGCCGGGCCGCCACCCGGCTGCATATCAGCCAGCCGCCGCTGAGCCGGGCGATCAAGCGGCTGGAGGCCGAGGTCGGCGCCCTGCTCTTCGTCCGCTCGTCGGTCGGCGTCACGCTCACCCCGGTGGGCGCGGTGCTTCTCGAGGAGGCGAGGGCCCTCCTCGGCCGGGCGGACCGGCTCCGTGCGCGGGTGTCCGCGGCGGCCGGGGCCGCGGGGCTCACGGTCGGCGTCCTGGGGGACAGCGGCGACGCGGGGGCGAGCAGGCTGGCCGCCGCCTATCGCCGCCGGCATCCCGGCATCGAGATCCGGGTCCGCGACACGGATCTGACCGACCCGACCTGCGGGCTGCGCGCCGGCGAGGTCGACGTCGCGCTCACTCGGGCGCCCTTCGACGAGACCGCCCTGACGGTGCGTGAGCTGCGGACCGATCCGGTGGGCGTGATCCTGCGCGGCGACGATCCGCTCGCTGGTCGCGACCGGCTGCGGCTGGCAGACCTGGCCGACCGCCGCTGGTTCCAGTTCCCGCGCGGGACCGACCCGATCTGGCAGGCGTACTGGAACGGCGGCGAGCCGCGCGAGGGGCCGATGGTGCGCGTCGTCCAGGAATGCCTCCAGGCCGTGCTGTGGAACGGCACGGTCGGGCTGGCCCCGCTCGGACATGAGCTGCCCGCGTGGTTGCCCGCGCAACTGGTCGCGGTGCCGCTGACCGACATGCCCCCGAGCCGGGTGGTGGCCGCCTGGAACGAGGGCGACGACAACCCGTTGATCCGCTCGTTCGTAGATATCGCAACGACTGCGTATCGCCGCTGA
- a CDS encoding DoxX family protein, whose translation MSLAYGTIAALLALFYLYAGAMKAVRSRDRLRPMMAWVDRVPLPAVRALGAVEMLGAAGLVLPPLTGIVPRLATAAAIGLLLLQVGAIAVHLTGADRRIALNLGLLAAAALLVWPATPWP comes from the coding sequence ATGAGCCTCGCCTACGGGACCATCGCCGCACTGCTCGCCCTCTTCTACCTCTACGCGGGCGCGATGAAGGCGGTCCGCAGCCGAGACCGGCTCCGCCCGATGATGGCCTGGGTCGACCGGGTACCGCTGCCCGCCGTCAGAGCGCTGGGCGCGGTCGAGATGCTCGGCGCGGCCGGACTCGTCCTGCCGCCCCTGACCGGCATCGTCCCCCGCCTCGCCACGGCCGCGGCGATCGGGCTCCTGCTGCTGCAGGTCGGCGCGATCGCCGTGCACCTCACCGGCGCGGACCGCCGGATCGCACTCAACCTCGGGCTGCTGGCCGCTGCCGCCCTCCTCGTCTGGCCGGCCACCCCTTGGCCGTGA
- a CDS encoding MarR family winged helix-turn-helix transcriptional regulator, with amino-acid sequence MSAAGKSEVREPRWLDGDQLAAWRGFMRLLQQLPAALESQLQQDAKLSFIEYHVLAHLSDQPGRRMRMSELAVLANTELSRLSHMVGRLEKRGFLRREPDPHNGRYTQAILTEAGYAYLAGAAPGHVARVREVFVDVLTPDELRTLHRISDKVLARIEDPQG; translated from the coding sequence ATGTCTGCCGCCGGAAAGTCCGAGGTGCGCGAGCCGCGCTGGCTCGACGGCGACCAGCTGGCGGCCTGGCGCGGGTTCATGAGACTCCTCCAACAGCTGCCGGCGGCGCTGGAATCGCAGCTCCAGCAGGACGCGAAGCTCAGCTTCATCGAGTACCACGTGCTGGCGCACCTGTCCGACCAGCCCGGGCGCCGCATGAGAATGAGCGAACTCGCGGTCCTGGCCAACACGGAGCTGTCCCGCCTGTCCCACATGGTCGGCCGGCTGGAGAAGCGCGGGTTCCTGCGCCGCGAGCCCGACCCGCACAACGGGCGCTATACGCAAGCCATCCTGACCGAAGCCGGCTACGCCTACCTGGCGGGCGCGGCACCAGGACATGTGGCCCGGGTGCGCGAGGTGTTCGTCGACGTCCTCACCCCGGACGAACTGCGGACGCTGCACCGGATCTCCGACAAGGTGCTCGCCCGCATCGAGGACCCGCAGGGTTGA
- a CDS encoding CocE/NonD family hydrolase, with amino-acid sequence MTEPATATSTDGPFRVDVVGDITIEWDLGITADDGNVLRADVFRPTEPGNHPVVLTYGPYGKGRPFREYQAESYRAMVAMHPEITEGTDGEYQVFELVDPGKWVPDGYALVRVDSRGAGRSPGLLDPLSEREIRDLYDCIEWAGDQPWSNGKVGLNGISYFSMNAWRVAALRPPHLAAVVVWEGAADWYRDVTHHGGIHSVFENSWYGAISGGAQHGLGERAGRDPWTGRPVCGDETLDARELAANRVDLPAVDRSHPLIDDHHRGRTADLSQIRVPLLSAGNWGGLGLHLRGNTRGFELAGSEEKWLTMHDETHFSLFYADYGVELQKRFLGHFLKGEDNGWEEQPRVHLRTRHADGQVGERTSSGWPLPETRWTRLHLDAADGTMATTPASSSSHVSYTGTEGRTGFSYVLPHDIELAGPVGAKLFVEPSTTDTDLFLVLRAFRPDGTEITYAGANDPHVPISQGWLRASHRVLDPEQSRPFLPVHPHDRVEPLEPGAVYEVDVEILPTSLNLPAGYRLTLDVQAHDYVSPSALAQAREHPGPRAAFTGSGPFLHNDPADRPEEIYAGTVTLHTGPECPSHVILPVIPA; translated from the coding sequence ATGACAGAACCGGCGACCGCCACGAGCACGGACGGCCCGTTCCGTGTGGACGTGGTCGGAGACATCACCATCGAGTGGGACCTGGGAATCACGGCTGACGACGGAAACGTGCTGCGCGCCGATGTCTTCCGCCCCACCGAGCCCGGGAACCACCCCGTCGTGCTCACCTACGGCCCCTACGGGAAAGGCAGGCCGTTCCGGGAGTACCAGGCCGAGTCGTACCGGGCGATGGTCGCCATGCATCCGGAGATCACCGAGGGCACGGACGGCGAGTACCAGGTGTTCGAACTCGTCGATCCAGGCAAGTGGGTGCCCGACGGCTACGCCCTGGTCCGCGTCGACTCCCGGGGCGCGGGCCGCTCGCCCGGCCTGCTCGACCCGCTCTCCGAGCGCGAGATCCGCGACCTGTACGACTGCATCGAATGGGCGGGCGACCAGCCGTGGAGCAACGGCAAGGTGGGCCTCAACGGCATCTCGTACTTCTCGATGAACGCCTGGCGGGTCGCCGCCCTCCGACCGCCGCACCTGGCCGCGGTCGTCGTCTGGGAGGGCGCCGCCGACTGGTACCGCGACGTCACCCACCACGGCGGCATCCATTCGGTATTCGAGAACTCCTGGTACGGCGCGATCAGCGGGGGCGCACAGCACGGCCTGGGCGAGCGGGCGGGGCGCGACCCCTGGACCGGACGGCCGGTCTGCGGTGACGAGACCCTCGACGCGCGAGAGCTCGCCGCGAACCGGGTGGATCTGCCGGCCGTGGACAGGAGCCATCCCCTGATCGACGACCACCACCGTGGACGCACCGCCGATCTGTCGCAGATCCGCGTGCCGCTGCTCTCCGCGGGCAACTGGGGAGGCCTCGGCCTCCACCTGCGCGGCAACACGCGCGGCTTCGAGCTCGCCGGGTCCGAGGAGAAGTGGCTCACGATGCACGACGAGACGCATTTCTCGCTCTTCTACGCCGACTACGGCGTGGAGCTGCAGAAGCGCTTCCTCGGTCACTTCCTCAAGGGCGAGGACAACGGCTGGGAAGAGCAGCCCCGCGTGCACCTGCGGACCCGTCACGCCGACGGGCAGGTCGGCGAGCGCACGTCGAGCGGCTGGCCACTGCCCGAGACGCGCTGGACCCGGCTCCACCTCGACGCCGCCGACGGCACGATGGCCACCACCCCTGCCTCAAGCAGCTCCCACGTCTCCTACACCGGTACTGAGGGCCGCACAGGATTCAGCTATGTGCTCCCCCACGACATCGAGCTCGCCGGACCAGTGGGGGCGAAGCTGTTCGTCGAGCCCTCCACCACCGACACCGACCTGTTCCTCGTACTGCGGGCGTTCAGGCCGGACGGCACCGAGATCACGTACGCCGGTGCCAACGACCCGCACGTGCCGATCAGCCAGGGGTGGCTGCGTGCCTCGCACCGCGTGCTCGACCCGGAGCAGTCGCGGCCGTTCCTGCCTGTGCACCCGCACGACCGGGTCGAACCACTGGAACCGGGCGCGGTGTACGAGGTGGACGTCGAGATCCTGCCGACCAGCCTGAACCTGCCGGCCGGCTACCGGCTCACCCTCGACGTGCAGGCGCATGACTACGTCTCTCCCTCCGCCCTCGCACAGGCCCGGGAACACCCCGGCCCGCGGGCGGCGTTCACCGGCTCCGGCCCCTTCCTCCACAACGACCCGGCCGACAGGCCCGAGGAGATCTACGCCGGCACCGTCACCCTCCACACCGGACCGGAGTGCCCCTCCCACGTGATCCTCCCGGTCATCCCCGCCTGA
- a CDS encoding TetR/AcrR family transcriptional regulator, producing the protein MVSTADTPPAAAARKRSDVRRNERRLLDAAAAVFVRSGVDAPVREIAAEAGLGMGTVYRHFPTRADLVVAVFRHQVDELAAADEPAGVDTPYEVLRRWVHRFADFLVTKHGLAEALHSDHAGFEALHNEFVARLLPVLDRLLEDSASAGCTRSGVRAYDFILAIGNLCIGVETFPDYRARQMIDLLLAGLAQNAPAPSRWPVSGINPSPTAR; encoded by the coding sequence ATGGTGTCCACGGCCGACACGCCGCCGGCTGCCGCGGCCCGCAAGCGATCCGACGTCCGCCGAAACGAGCGCAGGCTTCTGGACGCGGCCGCGGCCGTGTTCGTCCGTAGCGGGGTCGACGCTCCGGTGCGGGAGATCGCCGCCGAAGCGGGCCTCGGCATGGGCACCGTCTACCGTCACTTCCCCACCCGGGCGGACCTGGTGGTCGCGGTCTTCCGGCACCAGGTCGACGAGCTCGCCGCCGCCGACGAACCCGCGGGGGTCGACACGCCCTACGAGGTCCTGCGGCGGTGGGTGCACCGGTTCGCCGACTTCCTGGTCACCAAGCACGGCCTCGCCGAGGCGCTCCACTCGGACCACGCCGGATTCGAGGCCCTGCACAACGAGTTCGTCGCACGCCTCCTTCCGGTGCTCGACCGGCTCCTCGAAGACTCCGCCTCCGCCGGATGCACACGCTCCGGCGTACGGGCCTACGACTTCATCCTCGCCATCGGCAACCTGTGCATCGGAGTGGAGACCTTCCCCGACTACCGGGCGCGCCAGATGATCGACCTGCTGCTCGCCGGCCTCGCCCAGAACGCGCCGGCGCCGTCCCGGTGGCCGGTATCTGGAATCAACCCTTCCCCGACTGCAAGATGA
- a CDS encoding alpha/beta hydrolase family protein, translating to MSDFTSAAGGNDSPTPVVSVRPVTLAAPDRSQDLQVRVTAPTTGQDLPVVLFSHGMTLTMDDYAPLVDHWAAHGFVVVQPTHLDSLGLPPDDPRTPLVWRIRTDDLTGILDQLDTVEAGVPGLAGRVDHDRIAVAGHSWGAQTASTLAGARVVDTDGTPGETMTDSRVKAAVLLCLPGTGGADLSPLAAQYFPFMSPDFTELKTPSLMVAGDHDQSPLTVRGPDWFTDGYRLSPGATDLLTLFGAEHGLGGIQGANDTRTTDESPERVAAVQQATLAYLRTALGIDEDAWPATRRALAASADPLARIDSK from the coding sequence ATGAGCGACTTCACGTCCGCCGCCGGCGGCAACGACTCCCCCACCCCGGTCGTCTCCGTCAGGCCGGTCACCCTGGCAGCCCCCGACCGCAGCCAGGACCTGCAGGTACGGGTCACCGCGCCGACGACCGGCCAGGACCTGCCCGTCGTCCTCTTCTCCCACGGCATGACCCTGACCATGGACGACTACGCGCCGCTGGTCGACCACTGGGCCGCCCACGGGTTCGTCGTCGTCCAGCCCACCCATCTCGACTCGCTGGGCCTGCCCCCCGACGACCCGCGCACCCCTCTCGTCTGGCGTATCCGCACCGACGACCTGACCGGCATCCTGGACCAGCTCGACACCGTCGAGGCCGGCGTTCCCGGGCTGGCCGGTCGCGTCGACCACGACCGCATCGCGGTCGCCGGCCATTCCTGGGGCGCACAGACCGCCAGCACTCTCGCGGGCGCCCGAGTGGTCGACACTGACGGCACGCCCGGTGAGACCATGACCGACTCCCGGGTGAAGGCGGCGGTACTGCTCTGCCTGCCCGGTACCGGTGGCGCGGACCTGAGCCCGCTCGCCGCCCAGTACTTCCCGTTCATGAGCCCCGACTTCACCGAACTGAAGACGCCCAGCCTCATGGTCGCCGGCGACCATGACCAGTCTCCGCTGACGGTGCGGGGTCCGGACTGGTTCACCGACGGCTACCGCCTCAGCCCCGGTGCCACCGATCTCCTCACCCTCTTCGGCGCGGAACACGGGCTCGGCGGCATCCAGGGAGCCAACGACACCCGCACCACCGACGAAAGCCCCGAGCGAGTGGCGGCCGTCCAGCAGGCCACCCTGGCCTACCTCCGCACCGCCCTCGGCATCGACGAGGACGCGTGGCCTGCGACCCGCCGGGCTCTGGCCGCTTCCGCCGACCCGCTGGCACGCATCGACTCGAAGTGA
- a CDS encoding SDR family oxidoreductase — protein MRVFVTGATGFIGTPLVQDLLANGHEVLGMAHTDEGAAKLAAAGAAVHRGSLADPDSLRKGAAQADGVIHLAYLHSMGNMPFGTRLGILLGGSPRGITGRFGAAGAGADRKAIDTFGSVLAATGGPLVVAFPTLTLAAGSLVTEREAPDPTSPGAARIGSETAALALAARGVRASVVRIPPTVHGDGDKAMVPRLITAARKKNVAGYVGQGANRWPAAHKEDVARLFRLALEEGAAGSRYHAVAEEGVPMRSIAEVIAKRLNVPTRSLTKEESAGHFGWLAAFAARDNHVSSELTRKELGWRPAGPDLLTDLDRPEYFTER, from the coding sequence ATGCGTGTTTTCGTGACCGGCGCGACCGGATTCATCGGTACCCCCCTCGTGCAGGACCTGTTGGCCAACGGGCACGAGGTACTCGGCATGGCTCATACGGACGAGGGCGCCGCGAAGCTGGCGGCGGCGGGCGCCGCGGTGCACCGCGGCAGCCTGGCGGACCCCGACAGCCTGCGGAAGGGCGCGGCCCAGGCAGACGGCGTGATCCACCTGGCCTATCTCCACAGCATGGGGAACATGCCGTTCGGCACCAGGCTGGGGATCCTGCTGGGCGGCAGCCCGCGCGGGATCACCGGCCGGTTCGGCGCAGCGGGGGCGGGGGCGGACCGCAAGGCGATCGACACCTTCGGATCCGTCCTCGCGGCCACCGGCGGACCCCTGGTCGTGGCGTTCCCGACGTTGACCCTCGCCGCCGGCTCCCTCGTCACCGAGCGCGAGGCGCCGGACCCGACCTCACCCGGCGCGGCCCGCATCGGCTCGGAGACGGCGGCACTGGCCCTGGCCGCGCGGGGAGTGCGGGCGTCGGTCGTGCGGATTCCGCCGACGGTGCACGGCGACGGGGACAAGGCCATGGTTCCGCGGCTGATCACCGCGGCCCGCAAGAAGAACGTGGCCGGCTATGTGGGCCAGGGTGCGAACCGCTGGCCCGCCGCGCACAAGGAGGACGTGGCGCGACTGTTCCGGCTGGCGCTGGAGGAGGGCGCGGCCGGGTCGAGGTATCACGCGGTGGCGGAGGAGGGCGTGCCGATGCGCTCGATCGCGGAGGTCATCGCCAAGCGCCTGAACGTGCCGACCCGGTCGCTGACGAAGGAGGAATCGGCCGGCCACTTCGGCTGGCTCGCGGCCTTCGCGGCCCGGGACAACCACGTCTCGAGCGAGCTGACACGCAAGGAACTGGGCTGGCGCCCGGCCGGCCCCGACCTGCTCACCGACCTGGACCGGCCCGAGTACTTCACCGAGCGCTGA
- a CDS encoding dioxygenase family protein translates to MRRHPDRFQGFAAPAGHADPALRLQGLRPLHIHAIVSADGCLPLTTQIYFDGDPLVTSTIEGPVPAGAVKAATRHDDHHARGLDRPYRTLTSDFVLRPAAGPAASPAP, encoded by the coding sequence GTGCGCCGCCACCCCGACCGCTTCCAGGGGTTCGCGGCGCCCGCTGGCCACGCTGACCCGGCGCTCCGGCTGCAAGGCCTGCGCCCGCTGCACATCCACGCCATCGTCTCCGCCGACGGGTGCCTGCCCCTGACCACCCAGATCTACTTCGACGGCGACCCGCTGGTCACCAGCACCATCGAAGGCCCCGTCCCGGCCGGCGCGGTCAAGGCGGCCACCCGTCACGACGACCACCACGCCCGCGGCCTCGACCGGCCCTACCGCACCCTCACCTCCGACTTCGTCCTGCGTCCCGCCGCCGGACCCGCCGCTTCCCCCGCACCGTGA
- a CDS encoding dioxygenase family protein, producing MPALYLSHGSPALFEDALWMSELIGWSLALPKPTAILIVSAHWESAPLTLSASGPRTPLVYDFGGFAERYFRMTYETPDAGALAARVAALMPDGEPVHQHTSRGLDHGAWVPLKTMYPYGDVPVLQMSSPTHDPARLMDIGRRLRPLREEGVLVIGSGYMTHGVPFLTRDQFVHNVVPSWSAEFDAWAAGALARGDIDTLADYRALAPAVHFAHPTVEHYTPMFVTLGAATDAEAPVRTRIEGYRFGLSKRSFQVA from the coding sequence ATGCCCGCCCTCTACCTCAGCCATGGCTCCCCGGCGCTGTTCGAGGACGCGCTATGGATGAGCGAGCTGATCGGCTGGTCGCTGGCGCTGCCCAAGCCGACGGCGATCCTGATCGTCAGCGCCCACTGGGAATCCGCTCCGCTCACCCTGTCGGCGTCGGGTCCGAGGACGCCATTGGTCTACGACTTCGGGGGCTTCGCCGAGCGGTACTTCCGGATGACCTACGAGACGCCGGACGCCGGCGCGCTGGCCGCCCGGGTCGCGGCCCTGATGCCGGACGGCGAACCGGTCCACCAGCACACCAGCCGCGGCCTGGACCACGGCGCCTGGGTGCCGTTGAAGACCATGTACCCCTACGGCGACGTACCGGTCCTGCAGATGTCCTCGCCCACCCACGACCCGGCCCGGCTGATGGACATCGGCCGTCGCCTGCGGCCCCTGCGCGAGGAAGGCGTGCTCGTGATCGGGTCGGGTTATATGACCCACGGGGTTCCCTTCCTCACTCGGGACCAGTTCGTGCACAACGTCGTGCCGTCCTGGTCGGCCGAGTTCGACGCCTGGGCGGCCGGCGCCCTCGCCCGAGGCGACATCGACACCCTGGCCGACTACCGCGCTCTCGCCCCCGCAGTGCACTTCGCCCATCCCACCGTTGAGCACTACACCCCGATGTTCGTCACCCTCGGGGCCGCGACCGACGCCGAGGCACCCGTACGGACTCGGATCGAGGGCTACCGGTTCGGACTCTCCAAGCGTTCCTTCCAAGTCGCCTGA
- a CDS encoding TetR family transcriptional regulator, translating into MGRWEPDTRGRLERAAIELYLEQGFDQTTVAQITRHAGLTTRTFFRHFLDKRDVLFVGMDELKERVAKAVTAAPAAWPPAKAAASGMNIAAAALQMRREEAQDRRRLFNATPELRERELMAFASVAETVAGALSARGTEERVARVTAEAMLAAFRVAFEYWGECPDRELPQLVDEAVDELKGVLGADA; encoded by the coding sequence ATGGGACGTTGGGAGCCGGACACCCGCGGTCGGCTGGAGCGGGCCGCCATCGAGCTCTACCTTGAGCAGGGGTTCGACCAGACCACCGTGGCGCAGATCACCCGGCATGCCGGCCTGACCACCCGCACCTTCTTCCGCCACTTCCTGGACAAGCGCGATGTGCTGTTCGTCGGCATGGACGAGCTCAAGGAACGCGTCGCGAAGGCCGTCACGGCGGCCCCGGCCGCCTGGCCCCCGGCCAAGGCCGCCGCCTCGGGGATGAACATCGCGGCTGCCGCCCTGCAGATGCGCCGGGAGGAGGCACAGGATCGACGGAGACTGTTCAACGCCACCCCTGAGCTGCGCGAGCGTGAACTGATGGCGTTCGCCTCGGTCGCCGAGACCGTCGCCGGCGCGCTGAGCGCACGCGGGACCGAGGAACGCGTCGCGCGCGTCACCGCGGAGGCGATGCTCGCCGCGTTCAGGGTCGCGTTCGAGTACTGGGGCGAGTGCCCGGACCGGGAACTGCCCCAGCTCGTCGACGAGGCCGTAGACGAGCTGAAGGGCGTACTCGGCGCCGACGCCTAG
- a CDS encoding alpha/beta hydrolase codes for MPRTHPPIDPELAEVLTVVHQHLPPTITAEDIEGLRANPVFAVPDEALTRDGTVQLENLSAPGPSGAPEISLLVLRPVGLAVGAPVFYHIHGGGMIIGNSRGVGSVLDWAVDNGAIVVSVEYRLAPEHPDPAPIEDCYEGLLWTHRLAAEIGGDPDRIIVTGTSAGGGLAAGVALLARDRGGPPLLGQVLMCPMLDDRLITPSSRELDGEGIWDATSNMTGWNALLGERRGGSDVSVYAAPARATDLSGLPPAFVDVGSVETFRDEDIDYAARLLQAGVQTELHVWPGGFHGFDGMAPQASLSRIASETRAAWVRRLLTAG; via the coding sequence ATGCCCAGGACCCACCCACCGATCGACCCCGAACTCGCCGAGGTGCTGACGGTCGTCCACCAACATCTGCCTCCGACCATCACCGCCGAGGACATCGAGGGGCTGCGGGCGAATCCCGTGTTCGCGGTCCCGGACGAGGCCCTGACGCGCGACGGGACCGTCCAGCTGGAGAACCTGTCCGCCCCCGGCCCCTCGGGTGCCCCGGAGATCTCGCTGCTCGTTCTCAGGCCGGTGGGCCTGGCGGTGGGCGCCCCCGTCTTCTACCACATCCACGGCGGCGGCATGATCATCGGCAACAGCCGCGGCGTCGGCAGCGTGCTGGACTGGGCCGTCGACAACGGCGCCATCGTGGTGTCGGTGGAGTACCGCCTGGCGCCCGAGCACCCCGACCCGGCGCCGATCGAGGACTGCTACGAGGGTCTGCTGTGGACCCACAGACTCGCCGCGGAGATCGGCGGCGACCCGGACCGCATCATCGTCACCGGGACGAGTGCCGGCGGCGGGCTCGCGGCCGGCGTGGCGCTCCTCGCCCGCGACCGCGGCGGCCCCCCGCTCCTGGGCCAGGTGCTCATGTGCCCGATGCTCGACGACCGACTGATCACGCCCAGCAGCCGGGAACTCGACGGCGAGGGCATCTGGGACGCCACCAGCAACATGACCGGCTGGAACGCGCTGCTGGGCGAGCGGAGAGGCGGCAGTGACGTCAGCGTCTACGCGGCGCCCGCGAGGGCGACCGACCTGAGCGGCCTGCCCCCCGCCTTCGTCGACGTCGGCTCGGTCGAGACCTTCCGCGACGAGGACATCGACTACGCCGCTCGGCTGCTGCAGGCCGGCGTGCAGACCGAGTTGCACGTCTGGCCGGGGGGCTTCCACGGTTTCGACGGCATGGCGCCCCAGGCGTCGCTTTCGCGGATCGCGTCGGAGACCCGGGCCGCCTGGGTCCGGCGGCTCCTGACCGCCGGCTGA
- a CDS encoding cupin domain-containing protein: MTDEPNPDEPNSDAPQADPAVSVVGPDGGESIVLGSTRMRILEDGTRTGHRIGMAESVLAPHTPGPPQHRHARHDEGFYIVSGTVRFTVGEADYDATPGTLVMVPPGVPHTFANRTDRPAVMLSTFTPDLYVQYFRDLRDVMADGRPPTPEQSLAVMRRYATEPAGSPKAAES; this comes from the coding sequence ATGACCGACGAACCGAACCCCGATGAACCGAACAGCGACGCACCGCAGGCCGACCCCGCCGTATCGGTGGTCGGTCCCGACGGCGGCGAGTCGATCGTCCTGGGCAGCACCCGGATGCGCATCCTGGAAGACGGGACCCGTACCGGGCACCGCATCGGCATGGCCGAGTCCGTCCTGGCCCCGCACACCCCGGGACCGCCGCAGCACCGCCACGCCCGGCACGACGAGGGCTTCTACATCGTCTCCGGAACGGTGCGGTTCACCGTCGGGGAAGCGGACTACGACGCCACCCCCGGCACCCTCGTGATGGTTCCGCCCGGCGTCCCGCACACCTTCGCCAACCGGACCGACCGGCCCGCCGTGATGCTCAGTACCTTCACCCCGGACCTGTACGTCCAGTACTTCCGAGACCTGCGGGACGTGATGGCCGACGGCCGGCCGCCGACGCCTGAGCAGAGCCTCGCGGTGATGAGGCGCTACGCGACCGAGCCCGCGGGATCGCCGAAAGCAGCGGAGTCATGA